In Flavobacterium okayamense, a single window of DNA contains:
- a CDS encoding sulfite exporter TauE/SafE family protein, with the protein MEIFGYIGALLIGLVLGLTGGGGSMLTVPILVYIMLLNPVVATGYSLFIVGTTSIFGAFQNFRKGLVDIKKGFLFAIPSFIGVYLTRSFLVPIIPDEILKIGNFTVYKGTFLMLFFAIIMFLAAMSMLKKKKIEVAEIAEKEASTTILIIQTFFIGIVIGLVGAGGGFLIIPSLVLFAKLPMKKAVGTSLLIIAMNSLIGFIGDIQNLEINWLFLLSFTSISIVGIFIGTYLNKYINENQLKKGFAYFVLIMAFIILYKELM; encoded by the coding sequence ATGGAAATATTTGGTTATATAGGAGCTTTATTAATTGGACTAGTACTTGGTCTAACTGGCGGTGGCGGTTCAATGTTAACAGTTCCTATTTTAGTTTATATAATGCTATTGAATCCAGTTGTTGCGACAGGTTATTCTTTATTTATTGTAGGAACTACTTCTATTTTTGGAGCCTTTCAAAATTTTAGAAAAGGTTTAGTCGATATTAAAAAAGGTTTTTTATTTGCCATACCATCATTCATTGGAGTTTATTTGACAAGAAGCTTTTTGGTTCCTATAATTCCTGATGAAATACTTAAAATTGGAAATTTTACCGTTTATAAAGGAACTTTTTTGATGCTCTTCTTCGCAATAATTATGTTTTTAGCTGCAATGTCAATGCTAAAAAAGAAAAAAATTGAAGTTGCAGAAATTGCAGAAAAAGAGGCATCAACAACAATTTTAATTATTCAAACATTCTTTATCGGGATAGTAATAGGGCTTGTTGGAGCAGGTGGCGGATTTTTAATAATTCCTTCATTAGTATTATTTGCAAAACTCCCAATGAAAAAAGCAGTTGGAACATCACTATTAATAATTGCTATGAATTCATTGATAGGATTTATAGGCGATATTCAAAATTTAGAGATAAATTGGTTATTTTTACTCAGCTTTACTTCAATTTCAATTGTTGGAATTTTTATAGGAACTTATTTAAACAAATACATCAACGAAAATCAATTAAAAAAAGGGTTTGCTTATTTTGTACTTATAATGGCTTTTATAATTCTTTATAAAGAGTTAATGTAA
- a CDS encoding Crp/Fnr family transcriptional regulator: MKDILKEAYGYIFEEALIDEIASVATYREFKADDYLIEIGDYIKMMPLLLNGAIKILREDDNGDELLLYFLERGDTCAMTLTCCMGQSKSKIRAIAETDGSLLMIPVEKMEEWLTKYKTWRNFVFDSYNIRLKEMLEAIDTLAFMNLDERLFKYLTDKAKVLGDTEIHNTHQQIAYELHTSRVVISRLLKSLELQGKIKLHRNKIEVLEF; this comes from the coding sequence ATGAAAGACATTTTAAAAGAAGCCTACGGTTATATATTTGAAGAAGCCCTGATAGATGAAATTGCATCGGTAGCAACTTATAGAGAATTTAAAGCCGATGATTATTTAATCGAAATTGGCGATTATATAAAAATGATGCCATTGCTTTTAAATGGAGCAATAAAAATTCTTAGAGAAGACGATAATGGAGATGAACTATTATTATATTTTTTAGAAAGAGGTGATACATGTGCTATGACATTAACATGTTGTATGGGACAATCTAAAAGTAAAATTCGTGCCATTGCAGAAACTGATGGTTCACTTTTAATGATTCCGGTTGAAAAAATGGAAGAATGGTTAACAAAATACAAAACGTGGAGAAATTTCGTTTTTGATAGTTACAATATTCGCTTAAAAGAAATGCTGGAAGCTATTGATACTTTAGCTTTTATGAATTTAGACGAACGTTTGTTTAAATATCTAACAGACAAAGCAAAGGTTTTAGGTGATACTGAAATTCACAATACACACCAACAAATTGCTTACGAATTACATACTTCCCGTGTAGTTATTTCACGTCTATTAAAAAGTTTAGAATTACAAGGCAAAATTAAATTACATAGGAACAAAATTGAAGTCTTAGAATTTTAA
- a CDS encoding NAD(P)/FAD-dependent oxidoreductase, with amino-acid sequence MKHQIIIVGGGTGGIMTAAQLLRKNKNLDIAIIEPSENHYYQPAWTLVGGGTFDFAKTKKSMASVMPKGVKWIKDKVVALEPEQNQLTTEKSGTLNYDYLVLSPGLVYDLDGIEGLKENLGKNGVCSNYTDPNYTWQCIKNFKSGNAVFTQPTTPIKCGGAPQKIAYLAADYFRKNKINAEVVFATPGSVIFGVKEFAKTLMEVIFRYGIHFKPHYAPVKIDGEKKLVYFKSVAPEENQCVINEGNVLNEEFHGESEIVMPFDILHLAPPQMAPNFIRNSSLVNAQKWLDVDITTLQHLKYRNVFGLGDVAALPTAKTGAAIRKQAPVVVDNILTMIKENKLGHSVYEGYSSCPLVTGYGKMVLAEFKYDNVRDSDPFLSKFVDTTKENWSMWILKKYGLPYLYWKKMLKGKM; translated from the coding sequence ATGAAACATCAAATTATTATAGTTGGAGGTGGAACTGGCGGAATTATGACAGCTGCACAGTTACTTCGAAAAAATAAAAATTTAGACATTGCTATTATTGAACCTTCTGAAAATCATTATTACCAGCCTGCTTGGACATTAGTTGGTGGTGGAACATTTGATTTTGCAAAAACTAAAAAATCGATGGCTAGTGTTATGCCAAAAGGTGTTAAATGGATAAAAGACAAAGTAGTTGCTTTGGAACCTGAGCAAAATCAATTAACTACCGAAAAATCTGGAACTTTAAACTATGATTATTTAGTATTATCACCTGGTTTAGTTTATGATTTAGACGGAATTGAAGGATTAAAGGAAAATTTAGGTAAAAATGGCGTTTGTAGTAATTATACAGATCCTAATTACACTTGGCAATGCATTAAAAATTTTAAAAGCGGAAATGCTGTTTTTACACAACCAACAACCCCTATTAAATGTGGAGGCGCACCTCAAAAAATTGCTTATTTAGCTGCCGATTATTTTAGAAAAAATAAAATTAATGCCGAGGTAGTTTTCGCTACGCCTGGTTCAGTAATTTTTGGGGTTAAAGAATTTGCGAAAACTTTAATGGAAGTAATTTTTAGATACGGAATTCACTTTAAACCGCATTATGCTCCAGTAAAAATTGATGGCGAAAAGAAATTAGTTTATTTTAAAAGTGTAGCTCCCGAAGAAAATCAATGTGTTATTAATGAAGGAAACGTTCTAAACGAAGAATTTCATGGAGAAAGTGAAATCGTAATGCCTTTTGATATTCTTCATTTAGCACCACCACAAATGGCTCCGAATTTTATTAGAAATTCAAGTTTGGTAAATGCTCAAAAATGGTTAGATGTTGATATTACTACTTTACAACATTTAAAATACAGAAATGTCTTTGGTCTAGGAGATGTTGCTGCTTTACCTACTGCAAAAACGGGTGCGGCAATTAGAAAACAAGCCCCTGTAGTTGTAGATAATATTCTTACAATGATAAAAGAAAACAAACTAGGTCATTCTGTTTATGAAGGTTATTCTTCATGTCCACTTGTAACTGGTTATGGAAAAATGGTTTTGGCCGAATTTAAATACGATAATGTAAGAGATTCCGATCCGTTTTTATCAAAATTTGTAGATACTACTAAAGAAAATTGGAGTATGTGGATTCTAAAAAAATATGGATTACCTTACTTATATTGGAAAAAAATGTTAAAAGGAAAAATGTAG
- a CDS encoding SseB family protein has product MNTSNPELEFQPNNTNLLSAIKIFQKDKNQETFMAVFNELQGNNAFLLIPTTEPIVGKDRNEEGWSTIEKGTQMSFTSVFEVDGQKILGAFTSQQTLMNWANETKPFASLPARDILDIAMQNGIEKIVIDSNQDTMFVLGRSLNK; this is encoded by the coding sequence ATGAATACATCGAATCCTGAACTAGAATTTCAACCGAATAACACCAACTTACTTTCTGCAATTAAAATATTTCAAAAAGACAAAAATCAAGAAACTTTTATGGCTGTTTTTAATGAATTGCAAGGTAATAATGCTTTTTTATTAATTCCTACAACTGAACCCATTGTTGGAAAAGATAGAAACGAAGAAGGTTGGTCAACAATTGAAAAAGGTACACAAATGTCTTTTACTTCAGTTTTTGAAGTTGATGGTCAAAAAATACTTGGAGCTTTTACTTCGCAACAAACTCTTATGAATTGGGCAAACGAAACAAAACCTTTTGCATCACTTCCAGCAAGAGATATTTTAGATATTGCTATGCAAAACGGAATTGAAAAAATTGTAATCGATAGTAATCAAGATACGATGTTTGTTTTAGGGAGAAGTTTGAATAAATAG
- a CDS encoding 2'-5' RNA ligase family protein: MKTYSIVIHPSEEVIEEVKQMKELLAKKIGWYNSKNSLAHITVNEFERDEKELEKIKVKLTEITKYFHPQEVTFESFNTFPNGAFFLAPNAESKQYLKQIMTSVNQKFPYPTKIKSNEPHISIGRRIQPEKIEIAKKLFGENPNITFNCNTIALRVFNNKRKQFDIIETFPFLGEKPQELIQGSLF; the protein is encoded by the coding sequence ATGAAAACCTACTCCATAGTTATACATCCCAGTGAAGAAGTTATTGAAGAAGTAAAGCAAATGAAAGAATTATTAGCCAAAAAAATTGGTTGGTATAATAGTAAAAATTCTTTAGCGCATATTACGGTAAATGAATTTGAACGAGATGAAAAAGAATTAGAAAAAATTAAAGTAAAACTTACTGAAATAACTAAATATTTTCATCCACAAGAAGTTACTTTTGAAAGTTTTAACACTTTTCCAAACGGCGCATTCTTTCTAGCTCCAAATGCAGAATCAAAGCAATATTTGAAGCAAATAATGACTTCAGTGAATCAAAAATTTCCTTATCCTACCAAAATAAAAAGCAACGAACCTCATATTTCAATTGGCAGACGAATTCAACCTGAAAAAATTGAAATTGCTAAAAAGCTGTTCGGAGAGAATCCAAATATTACTTTTAATTGTAATACTATTGCTTTACGTGTCTTTAATAACAAAAGAAAACAATTTGACATCATTGAAACTTTTCCTTTTTTAGGAGAAAAACCTCAAGAGTTAATTCAAGGAAGTCTATTTTAA